A genomic segment from bacterium encodes:
- a CDS encoding NAD(P)/FAD-dependent oxidoreductase encodes MAAYDAVVVGSGPNGLAAAVLLAEREHRVVVLEAARTIGGGTRTEELTLPGFRHDVCSGFHPLGAASPLFDRLPLERHGLRWIAPEIQLAHPFDTGGAAALWHSLDRTCYNLGADSDRWRQAVGWIAAGWDDFAARTMKPLARRPLPAAGAIRAALPAATFARRFRTPAGRALFAGLAAHAMAPLGTPGTAGIGLVLGALAHVGGWPIAEGGSEAIGRALARYLEGLGGSIRIGHPVRTPSDIPDTRAVLFDTHPRALVAVYGRRALGRAAHRRIRRYRSGAASYKIDYALDGPIPWTAPECRRAGTVHLGATYEEIAGAERSVADGAIPDRPFVLVGQQSLFDPARAPEGKHTAWVYTHVPLGSTEPVRDRVEHQIERFAPGFSDLVLAARVTTPHDFESYNPNYLAGDTATGAYNVSRVLGRPGPFRNPYRTGIPGVFLCSAATPPGPGVHGMCGANAAAAAIRECLEG; translated from the coding sequence ATGGCCGCCTACGACGCGGTAGTCGTCGGCTCGGGACCCAACGGGCTGGCCGCGGCCGTCCTGCTGGCGGAACGCGAGCACCGGGTGGTGGTGCTGGAGGCCGCTCGGACCATCGGCGGGGGCACCCGAACCGAGGAGTTGACGCTTCCGGGCTTCCGGCACGACGTGTGCTCCGGCTTCCATCCGTTGGGCGCGGCCTCGCCGCTCTTCGACCGGCTACCCCTGGAACGGCACGGGCTCCGCTGGATCGCGCCGGAGATCCAGCTGGCCCACCCCTTCGACACCGGCGGCGCGGCGGCGCTGTGGCACTCGCTGGACCGGACCTGCTACAACCTCGGCGCCGACTCGGACAGGTGGCGACAGGCCGTTGGATGGATCGCCGCCGGCTGGGATGACTTCGCGGCACGGACGATGAAGCCCCTGGCCAGACGGCCCCTGCCTGCGGCCGGCGCGATCCGGGCGGCCCTTCCGGCGGCCACCTTCGCCCGGCGGTTCCGTACCCCCGCCGGCCGAGCCCTCTTCGCCGGGTTGGCCGCCCACGCCATGGCTCCGTTGGGGACTCCGGGCACCGCCGGCATCGGCCTGGTGCTGGGCGCCCTGGCCCATGTCGGCGGATGGCCGATCGCGGAGGGTGGCTCTGAGGCGATCGGTCGCGCCCTCGCCCGCTACCTCGAAGGGTTGGGCGGGTCGATACGGATCGGACACCCGGTCAGGACGCCCTCGGACATCCCGGATACGAGGGCGGTCCTGTTCGACACCCATCCCCGGGCGCTGGTTGCCGTCTACGGCCGCCGAGCGCTCGGCCGCGCCGCCCACCGCCGGATCCGCCGCTACCGGAGCGGCGCGGCCTCCTACAAGATCGACTACGCACTGGACGGCCCGATCCCGTGGACCGCGCCGGAGTGCCGTCGAGCCGGGACCGTGCACCTGGGAGCAACCTACGAGGAGATCGCCGGGGCGGAGAGATCGGTCGCGGACGGCGCCATCCCGGATCGCCCCTTCGTGCTGGTCGGCCAGCAGAGCCTCTTCGATCCGGCCCGGGCGCCGGAGGGCAAACACACCGCCTGGGTCTACACCCACGTGCCCTTGGGCAGCACCGAGCCGGTAAGGGACCGGGTAGAGCACCAGATCGAGCGTTTCGCGCCCGGTTTTTCCGACCTGGTCCTGGCGGCGCGGGTCACCACACCCCACGACTTCGAGTCCTACAACCCCAACTACCTGGCAGGCGACACCGCCACGGGCGCGTACAACGTCAGCCGGGTGCTGGGCCGTCCGGGCCCGTTCCGCAACCCCTACCGGACAGGTATCCCGGGCGTGTTCCTGTGCTCGGCGGCCACCCCGCCCGGACCCGGCGTCCACGGGATGTGCGGCGCCAACGCCGCGGCCGCCGCCATTCGGGAGTGCCTGGAAGGCTAG
- a CDS encoding YbaN family protein, with the protein MPTGLVQNRVLRWVLLGLGLLFAAIGIVGIWVPLIPTTGPILLAAFLFSKSSARFDRWVVEHRVFGPIIRDWRAGHGFSVRLKAAAVIAITLSFAITLGFALDSPMMRLLLGLFGVGLIVYILRLPTKPEAGPAA; encoded by the coding sequence ATGCCGACGGGACTAGTGCAGAACCGGGTTCTGAGGTGGGTCCTCCTGGGGCTGGGCCTCCTGTTTGCCGCGATCGGCATCGTCGGCATCTGGGTCCCCCTGATCCCCACCACCGGGCCGATCCTTCTGGCCGCCTTCCTGTTCTCCAAGTCCTCTGCCCGCTTCGATCGATGGGTTGTCGAGCATCGGGTGTTCGGACCGATCATCAGGGACTGGAGAGCCGGCCACGGATTCAGCGTCCGCCTCAAGGCTGCCGCGGTGATCGCCATCACCCTGTCCTTCGCGATCACGCTCGGGTTCGCCCTCGACAGCCCGATGATGCGGTTGCTACTGGGGCTGTTCGGGGTGGGCCTGATCGTTTACATCCTCCGGCTACCCACCAAACCCGAGGCGGGTCCCGCGGCCTAG
- the nhaA gene encoding Na+/H+ antiporter NhaA — protein sequence MDRTSKNWIDSDRFIPARFVRPVLRLTRIEAASGIVLVAAAVAAMLWANLPVFGDSYYNFWHHHHLEVTLGPIHFTEDLKDLVNDGLMAIFFLVVGLEIKRELVLGELRDPRKAALPVVAALGGMVLPALIYVAFNAGNAAALRGWGVPMATDIAFSLGVLALLGSRVPVGARLFLLAVAIADDIGAIAVIAIFYTDDLSLGYLGLGVGVLVLIVIATRVNIRSHILYAPLAIIAWFCFLESGVHSTIAGVILGFLTPSRPLYDNHEFDRAAREIVDIFPTHSTEPGFQEKVEYEARQLADVARESISPLSRLMHLLHNWSAFVIVPVFALANAGVSLAGIDLIDSITSRVALGVAIGLVAGKAIGVTGFAWLVVKLGWGRLPTGIGWRHMIGTATLAGIGFTVALFIGELAFTDHTIVDLSKIGIFTGSILAGVLGYLILRSTPERNQPSQTADGTVS from the coding sequence GTGGATCGGACTAGCAAGAACTGGATCGATTCCGATCGGTTTATCCCCGCCAGGTTCGTGCGCCCGGTCCTCCGGCTGACCCGCATCGAGGCAGCGTCGGGGATAGTCCTGGTTGCGGCCGCCGTGGCCGCCATGCTCTGGGCGAACCTTCCGGTATTCGGGGACTCCTACTACAACTTCTGGCACCACCACCACCTCGAAGTGACCCTCGGGCCCATCCACTTCACCGAAGACTTGAAGGACCTGGTCAACGACGGGTTGATGGCGATCTTCTTTCTCGTCGTGGGGCTGGAGATCAAGCGGGAACTCGTCCTGGGAGAACTCCGCGATCCGCGCAAGGCCGCCCTCCCGGTGGTGGCCGCCCTGGGCGGTATGGTCCTGCCGGCGCTTATCTACGTGGCTTTCAACGCCGGCAATGCGGCCGCCCTCCGGGGATGGGGAGTCCCGATGGCGACCGACATCGCCTTCTCGCTCGGCGTGCTGGCCCTGCTGGGCTCCCGGGTGCCGGTCGGCGCGCGGCTGTTCCTGCTGGCCGTGGCCATCGCCGATGACATCGGGGCAATAGCCGTCATCGCCATTTTCTATACCGACGATCTCAGCCTCGGATACCTGGGATTGGGGGTCGGCGTACTGGTCCTGATCGTCATAGCGACCAGGGTCAACATCCGGTCCCATATCCTCTACGCCCCGCTGGCGATAATCGCCTGGTTCTGCTTCCTGGAGTCCGGCGTGCACAGCACCATCGCCGGCGTGATCCTTGGCTTCCTCACCCCCTCCCGCCCTCTGTACGACAACCACGAATTCGACCGTGCCGCGCGGGAGATCGTCGACATCTTCCCGACCCACTCCACCGAGCCGGGGTTCCAGGAAAAGGTCGAGTACGAGGCGCGGCAGCTCGCGGACGTGGCGAGGGAATCCATCTCCCCGCTGTCCCGCCTCATGCACCTGCTCCACAACTGGAGCGCCTTCGTGATCGTTCCGGTATTCGCGCTGGCCAACGCGGGCGTGTCGCTGGCGGGGATCGACCTCATCGATTCCATCACCTCGAGGGTCGCGCTCGGGGTGGCGATCGGCCTGGTGGCCGGGAAGGCGATCGGCGTGACGGGTTTCGCCTGGCTGGTGGTCAAGCTGGGTTGGGGCCGCCTGCCCACGGGTATCGGATGGCGGCACATGATCGGCACCGCGACGCTGGCCGGGATCGGATTCACGGTGGCCCTCTTCATCGGAGAACTGGCCTTCACGGACCATACGATCGTCGATCTCTCCAAGATCGGTATCTTCACGGGCTCGATCCTCGCCGGGGTGCTCGGCTACCTGATCCTGCGGTCGACACCCGAGCGCAACCAGCCCTCCCAGACAGCGGACGGCACCGTCAGCTGA
- a CDS encoding ABC transporter permease, giving the protein MLRVSLKGVWAHKVRLVLTALAIILGVGLISGVYVYTDTIGKAFDGIFADAYSGIDIAIGTESEFSFGEGTYLDEADFALIDDVPGVEEAYPYLQGIGVTVLDAEGEVLSSGPGPPTFVSSLSDLEGSAYDDTGGFTIAEGAYPVGSGQVAFDRGVADLGGFEVGDRVTVISDLVGRLDLELAGIAVFGEGGGLGGTKWVFFDLPTAQSVLQRPGKLSGGAVQVTPGAQIDNVIAGIQAVLPDHATVVSGQDAAEEEAAEIQAALSFFTIFLSVFGWVALFVGSFLIYNTFRIVVSQRTRELALLRALGAGARQIRGIVLLEAVTIGLIGAVLGVGFGIMLAFGLQLILPAAGIELPTATLSIKPRTVIVGLAAGTLITFFSALIPARRASKVSVMAALREDAAGPARGGFLRRALVGAVILVLGLAGLFFGLFGDTGSGPSPIVYVGVGVGVIFLAVFVLSPLAAGPVTNLLGTVLERFTGTSGRLARRNAMRSPRRTAATAAAVTISITLVALASTLTGSIRGTLDEVLANNVDAEVVVLPAGQFGDPSAAFAPEVAERMEGIDLVADLTRIGISWGLLTVETPTGTLTDEILITGAEPNLADFIPPDEFQGSLDPGPGEVVIEAAIADDYDVALGDSLVIEFEQSGEFPFTLVGIAEGPAWAGIVAVPAADLISATGRDQHSQVYAQAVEDVTPDELKAAVEPLLADFPNVAVQTFEDLQSEAEAQLNGLLNFILALLALAVVIGMLGVTNTMALAVFERTREIGLLRAVGLDRRTTRRMVRAEASIVSVFGALMGISLGIFFGWALIKALEDLGFAVFVIPWLPSSASVAGVLGSLVFWLLATGILGVLFAVYPAWRAARLKVIEAIAHL; this is encoded by the coding sequence ATGCTGCGGGTCTCCCTCAAGGGTGTCTGGGCCCACAAGGTACGCCTCGTCCTCACCGCTCTGGCCATCATCCTCGGGGTCGGTCTTATCAGCGGGGTGTACGTGTACACCGACACGATCGGGAAGGCCTTCGACGGCATCTTCGCCGACGCTTATTCGGGAATCGACATCGCGATCGGAACCGAGTCCGAATTCAGCTTTGGCGAGGGAACCTACCTGGATGAGGCCGACTTCGCCCTGATCGACGATGTCCCGGGGGTGGAAGAGGCCTACCCCTACCTCCAGGGCATCGGAGTGACCGTTCTGGACGCGGAGGGTGAAGTCTTGAGCAGCGGTCCGGGGCCGCCCACCTTCGTGTCCAGCCTGTCCGATCTCGAAGGAAGCGCCTACGACGACACCGGTGGCTTCACGATCGCCGAAGGCGCCTACCCGGTCGGAAGTGGGCAGGTTGCCTTCGACCGCGGTGTCGCCGATCTGGGGGGATTCGAGGTCGGGGACCGGGTGACGGTGATCTCCGATCTGGTAGGTCGTCTTGATCTCGAACTGGCGGGTATCGCCGTGTTCGGCGAGGGCGGCGGCCTGGGGGGCACCAAGTGGGTGTTCTTCGATCTACCGACCGCTCAGTCCGTGCTGCAACGTCCGGGAAAGCTGTCCGGAGGGGCGGTGCAGGTCACTCCGGGGGCCCAGATCGATAACGTCATAGCCGGCATCCAGGCGGTACTGCCGGACCACGCCACCGTCGTGTCGGGCCAGGACGCCGCGGAAGAAGAGGCCGCCGAGATCCAGGCCGCCCTCTCCTTCTTCACGATATTCCTGTCGGTGTTCGGATGGGTGGCCCTTTTCGTGGGCTCCTTCCTCATCTACAACACCTTCCGGATCGTGGTGAGCCAACGCACCCGGGAACTGGCACTATTGCGGGCCCTGGGCGCCGGTGCGCGCCAGATCCGGGGAATCGTCCTGCTCGAGGCGGTGACCATCGGCCTGATCGGCGCGGTCCTAGGGGTGGGCTTCGGCATCATGCTCGCCTTCGGCCTCCAGCTGATACTGCCGGCGGCCGGGATCGAGCTACCGACGGCCACGCTGTCCATCAAACCTCGAACGGTGATCGTCGGCCTCGCGGCGGGCACCCTGATCACGTTCTTCTCCGCACTGATCCCGGCCAGGCGGGCCTCCAAGGTCTCAGTGATGGCCGCCCTCCGAGAGGATGCCGCCGGCCCGGCCCGGGGCGGGTTCCTGCGCCGGGCCCTGGTGGGAGCGGTGATCCTGGTGCTCGGGTTGGCCGGCCTCTTCTTCGGGTTGTTCGGCGATACAGGTTCCGGGCCGAGCCCGATCGTCTACGTGGGAGTAGGGGTCGGGGTGATCTTCCTGGCGGTCTTCGTGCTCAGCCCGCTGGCGGCGGGTCCCGTCACCAACCTTCTCGGAACCGTCCTGGAACGGTTCACCGGTACGTCCGGCAGGCTCGCCCGACGGAACGCCATGCGGAGCCCGCGGAGGACCGCAGCCACCGCCGCGGCGGTGACCATCAGCATCACGCTGGTAGCGCTGGCCTCCACCCTCACCGGCTCCATCCGAGGGACCCTCGACGAAGTGCTGGCCAACAATGTGGACGCGGAGGTGGTCGTCCTGCCGGCCGGCCAGTTTGGCGACCCTTCCGCCGCCTTCGCCCCCGAGGTAGCGGAGCGCATGGAGGGAATAGATCTCGTGGCGGATCTCACCCGGATCGGGATCAGTTGGGGACTTCTCACCGTCGAGACGCCAACAGGGACTCTTACCGACGAGATCCTGATCACCGGGGCGGAGCCGAACCTGGCCGACTTCATTCCGCCCGACGAGTTCCAGGGCTCGCTCGACCCCGGCCCGGGAGAGGTCGTCATCGAGGCTGCGATCGCCGACGACTATGACGTCGCGTTGGGCGACTCCCTGGTCATCGAGTTCGAGCAGTCCGGCGAGTTCCCATTCACCTTGGTGGGCATCGCGGAAGGGCCCGCCTGGGCCGGGATAGTCGCCGTCCCCGCAGCTGACCTGATATCGGCCACCGGGCGGGACCAGCACTCCCAGGTCTATGCGCAGGCGGTGGAGGACGTTACCCCGGACGAACTGAAGGCTGCCGTCGAGCCGTTGCTGGCCGACTTCCCGAACGTGGCGGTCCAGACGTTCGAGGATCTGCAGAGCGAGGCCGAAGCCCAACTGAACGGGTTGCTCAACTTCATCCTGGCCCTGCTTGCCCTGGCCGTGGTCATCGGGATGCTGGGGGTGACCAACACGATGGCCCTGGCGGTGTTCGAGCGGACCCGCGAGATAGGTCTCCTGCGGGCGGTGGGCCTCGACCGGCGGACCACCCGACGGATGGTCCGGGCCGAAGCGTCGATCGTCTCGGTGTTCGGGGCCCTGATGGGGATCAGCCTGGGCATCTTCTTCGGCTGGGCGCTGATAAAGGCCCTGGAGGACCTGGGGTTCGCGGTCTTCGTCATCCCGTGGCTTCCGTCTTCGGCATCGGTAGCCGGCGTGCTGGGGAGCCTGGTCTTCTGGCTGCTCGCCACCGGAATACTCGGCGTCCTGTTCGCGGTCTATCCGGCGTGGCGGGCAGCCCGGCTGAAGGTCATCGAGGCGATCGCGCACCTATGA